Proteins encoded within one genomic window of Halocatena marina:
- a CDS encoding VanZ family protein, which translates to MSIHLPLASDRVRYGLVLFVATSITISSVISSPETTMGHADFCTQSGVICFEYGPFGIIKADKWGHGTAYAILTATLAYAFVDPVRGNRHRRLTLSVCFAIVFGICLEFAQWPIPDRSMSELDAIANAIGAFLMAILWWKLRAAKPDNDEALS; encoded by the coding sequence TTGTCTATCCATCTACCTCTCGCTTCTGACAGAGTTCGGTATGGGTTGGTCCTGTTTGTCGCAACCAGTATCACCATCTCGTCCGTCATTAGTAGTCCTGAGACGACGATGGGCCACGCTGACTTCTGTACGCAGTCCGGTGTTATCTGTTTCGAATACGGACCATTCGGGATAATCAAGGCCGATAAGTGGGGACACGGTACTGCATACGCGATACTCACAGCGACGCTTGCCTACGCATTCGTCGATCCCGTTCGCGGCAACCGACACCGTCGGCTCACTCTCTCAGTCTGTTTTGCCATCGTATTCGGCATCTGTCTCGAATTCGCTCAATGGCCGATTCCGGATCGATCAATGAGTGAGCTCGATGCTATCGCAAACGCAATCGGCGCATTTTTGATGGCCATCCTCTGGTGGAAACTCCGGGCCGC
- a CDS encoding GNAT family N-acetyltransferase produces MPGATFLCGDRVALRTIEDEDIELLQRARNDPALRRGLPFRYPQNRASVETFIEETIADDDNDRLSLLICVDGEPVGSVSLFNILPPASGTLAYWLLPDYRGDGYATESAGLIVDYAFKTLGLHRILAWTIDYNEASQSLLRRLDFSHEGTYREHVFRNGDFHDTEHYGLLVSEWSGYDNID; encoded by the coding sequence ATGCCCGGTGCTACTTTCCTCTGTGGTGACCGCGTCGCGCTCCGAACTATCGAAGATGAGGATATTGAACTGCTTCAACGAGCACGGAATGATCCAGCGCTTCGTCGTGGACTCCCGTTTCGATATCCACAGAATCGGGCGAGTGTCGAGACATTTATCGAGGAGACGATTGCAGACGACGATAACGACCGTCTATCGCTTCTCATCTGTGTCGATGGAGAACCAGTCGGATCAGTGAGCTTGTTCAATATCCTTCCACCGGCAAGCGGAACTCTTGCCTACTGGCTGCTCCCGGACTATCGGGGTGACGGTTACGCAACCGAGAGTGCAGGACTCATCGTGGACTATGCATTCAAAACGCTTGGACTGCATCGTATCCTTGCTTGGACAATTGATTATAACGAAGCATCACAGTCACTGCTCCGACGTCTTGATTTTTCTCACGAGGGGACCTACCGTGAGCACGTCTTTCGAAACGGAGACTTTCATGACACAGAGCATTATGGGCTCCTTGTCTCTGAATGGTCTGGATATGACAACATAGATTGA
- a CDS encoding acyl-CoA thioesterase produces MQNQHALEGSTTLQDSYTEMSEILMPNHTNNLGRALGGAILHWMDICGAIAARRYSRRQVVTAAMDHVDFIAPIELGDVVVITGYVFDTGRTSMDVKVDVHAERPSNGEINETASSFFNFVALDSDESPAPVPAIHCPTAAEKALRDTALEERSERRRGLAIQSE; encoded by the coding sequence ATGCAAAATCAACACGCTTTGGAAGGGTCGACGACACTCCAGGATTCCTATACCGAAATGAGTGAGATATTGATGCCGAATCACACGAACAATCTCGGACGAGCCCTCGGCGGCGCCATTCTGCACTGGATGGATATCTGTGGGGCGATTGCTGCGCGGCGATATTCCCGTCGGCAAGTGGTCACGGCTGCGATGGACCACGTTGACTTCATTGCTCCAATTGAACTCGGTGACGTTGTTGTTATCACGGGATACGTATTCGATACTGGTCGAACGAGCATGGACGTCAAGGTTGATGTTCACGCTGAACGCCCGTCAAACGGTGAAATAAATGAAACAGCGAGTTCATTTTTCAATTTCGTCGCCTTAGATAGCGATGAAAGTCCAGCGCCTGTTCCAGCGATTCACTGTCCAACAGCAGCAGAGAAAGCGCTTCGCGATACCGCATTGGAAGAACGCTCTGAGCGTCGCCGCGGTCTTGCAATCCAGAGTGAGTAA
- a CDS encoding HVO_2922 family protein translates to MNARKPTFEVFQDNAAEWRWRLVASNGKIIADSGEGYQSKQGVKRGIESVKKSAPRAEVEMLENK, encoded by the coding sequence GTGAATGCGCGAAAGCCAACGTTCGAAGTGTTCCAGGACAACGCAGCTGAGTGGCGCTGGCGTCTCGTAGCCTCTAATGGCAAAATAATCGCCGATAGTGGCGAAGGATACCAATCAAAACAAGGGGTCAAGCGCGGGATCGAAAGTGTCAAGAAGAGCGCCCCTCGCGCAGAGGTGGAGATGCTAGAAAATAAGTGA
- a CDS encoding HalOD1 output domain-containing protein yields the protein MSNISTDECVNSCHSINDAEVLEWRSITHCLYDHNEEGDLSTEITAAVADAEDTSVTTITTSPLFEVVDIFALEELFFGHSVGESTRDCDGQVQFCYRGFRVTVTSAGRITVAEPVREDTSAE from the coding sequence ATGAGTAACATTTCCACTGACGAGTGTGTCAATAGTTGTCATTCAATCAACGACGCAGAGGTGTTAGAATGGCGGTCCATTACACACTGCTTGTACGACCACAATGAAGAGGGTGATCTCTCGACCGAGATTACCGCAGCTGTTGCCGACGCCGAGGACACCTCAGTCACGACCATCACTACCTCACCATTGTTCGAAGTCGTTGACATCTTCGCGCTTGAGGAGTTGTTCTTCGGGCATTCGGTCGGAGAATCCACCCGCGACTGTGACGGACAAGTGCAGTTTTGCTATCGCGGATTCCGCGTGACAGTGACGAGTGCTGGTCGGATCACTGTGGCTGAACCTGTTCGAGAGGATACCTCTGCTGAGTAG